In Anaerosporomusa subterranea, the genomic window TAGTTGACCCGAAGTTCGAAGCAGAGTTTAAAAACGCGCACGGGGCCGCATAGGCTTCGCCAGAATGTTGATAGACAAAGAACCACGGGCCGGTGTGGCGTCGTGGTTCTTTGTTTTCCATGCTATTGCGCTTGGTTTTTGTAATTCCGAATAAACTCAATTGCCCGTTCTAATTCTTCTGGCGATATTTCCGCCTCGACTGCCTTATCCAGAGCAACCAGATAATTCGCATAGCGTGATTCAGATAGTCGTGCCCGCAGCGCTGAGCTGACTTTCAACTCATCCAGTCGGAGTATATCTTCCCGCAAAAAAAACTCAACCGGTATATCAAGTGTCTTGGACAGGGCAACAATCCGGTCACGCCCTAAGAGGCGGCGATTGTTTTCCACGTGGGAGATGTACGATTGGGAAACCTTGAGACGCCGAGCCAATTCCTCTGTAGTAAGTCCCGCTTTTTCTCTAACAAACCGGACCTTTTCTCCGAGCGTCATTTACGCACACTCCCTGTCAATTTCGGTATATGAATATATAATAGTATGACTATTCCCTCTGTGTCAAAATAATTATTCTAGAATGAAAAAAACGCAAGACTTATATGACAAATTGTCATATAATATAACTGAGCCGATGATTTATTTGCTCTATTATCTGGCTTAAACGAAAATCAAGTTTACTGTTTCGCTATTTCCAATGACAATTTGTCATAAATATAAAAAGAAGGCGAAGTAATGAACGAACTTGGTTTCGGTCTGAAGCGCACCCTGTCTGTCATGGTCTCCGCCGGTCTATTTATGTGCACTGTTGTGTTGCTCTCGCATCGAGCTGACATATTGCCAGGTCTGCTGATTGGCATTGCCGCCAGTTGCCTGTACTACCTCTTGCTCTATTATCAAATCAAAAAAGACGCCTTTAGACCCGTGCAAGCAGACGCCTGTATGAACGAAGACGCTTTTTCCCGATTCTATCTGCTGCTTGTCGGTATAGTATTAGTAGTCCGCGATCCAGGACCAAACCTGATCGCATTCTTAGCAGGTATTATCCTGCCTTTCCGTCTGATACTGTCTCTCAGTCGCTTTTTCCTGCTGCAAAAACAATCCAGGGAGCAGCGCCCATCGCACCGCCGGAACCACTAGCCCTTGCTTAGATGATGAGGCTGAGCTGCTTAAGCGGTCTCGAATCTAGCCGTCCAGCGGATAAATTGGCACGCTCCCGATTATGACATATAGTCATAATCAGCTTGACAAAGAGGTGTGTTGATGATGGGCGAATTTCACTTGATTAGCAATAAGCAGTGTATACTTGTGATGGCGGCCGCAGGTATTGTCATCAGTATAGTTGCTGCTCTGATTGGGTTTGAACAGCATGCCTTGGCTATTCTCTATGGCACACTAGCCGGAATTAGTTTTTCGATGTTACTGAAATTCCAATATCAGAAAGGTTTAGAGACCAGTGCGCATCAGGCGGTTATGAACGTAAACAACGGCTTCATCAGCCGGTTCTGTGTCGTGGTCGCATTTATACTTTTTGGTGAATACTGTCTGGATCTCCATATCATCGCTGTACTGGCCGGACTATTTGTTACCCAGCGGATAGCAATTGTTTGGCAAGTCTTCTGCCTTGCTTTTGATCAGGATACTGTCAAAATAACAGGAAAGGAGAATAAGACATGGAGAGGGTAATCATTATCGTTTGTTCTGTCATCGCTGCTGTCATTATTATTCTCACCGTAACACTGAGTGCACCCAAGTGTGACGCAAAAGTGGCCTACACCACCCTGGACGCGATGGGCAGGAAGCCGGAATTGAAGTCCTCCTTGCTACCAACGATGTTGATTTCGATCGGACTCATTGAGTCAATCCCAATTATCGCCACTGTAATCGCCATTGTATTAGTCATCGCCAATCCGTATTTTGGGCAATAGACAAACCAATAAAGCAGGTGCAGACAAATGTCGTCCGCACCTGCTTTATTGGTTTCAAAACAGTATCTTTTGTCGTCGCATATAGATATTTAACAACAAACCTAAGCTGATCATATTGGTCGTCAAAGCACTCACGCCGTAGCTCATTAGCGGCAGTGGGATACCAGTAACCGGCATGATGCCGGCAGTCATACCGACATTGACCAGAACATGAAATGCCATCATCGAGGTGACGCCCGCAGCTATTAGGGTGCCAAAGTTGTCCCTCGCTTCGCCTGCAATCTTTAACCCTCGGTATAGCAGAATAAAGTACAGCAGTAATACCAACAGGCTACCGATAAAGCCGACTTCTTCGCCAATCACAGCAAAGATAAAGTCGGTGTGATTTTCCGGCAAGAAGTTAAGCTGGCTTTGTGTCCCGCTGAACAAACCTTTGCCTGTCAACATTCCTGAGCCAATAGCAATTTTTGATTGAATGATATGATAACCAGATCCTAGCGGATCAACGTTGGGATCGAGAAAGACTGTCAAACGCATCTTCTGATAGTCTTTTAGAAAATGCCAAAAGATCGGCATAAAAGCTAACCCGGCTCCGATAATCGTGAACAGCTTACGCGTGGGTATGCCAGCGACAAAAATCATCCCAAACAATATCGAAAGAAATACTAGCGAGGTGCCCAAGTCGGGTTGCTTGAGAACCAGCAAAAACGGTATTCCCACATACAGAAAAACCGGCAAAATATCTCGCCAGGTTTGAAGTTGGCCAGCCCTTTTATCCAGCAGATTCGCCAAACTAACAATCATAATCAGTTTGGAAAACTCCGATGGTTGTAGGGTAATTGGACCGATTTGAATCCAGCGTTGAGCGCCCAAAGCCGATTGGCCGACAAACATGACTGCCAACAGCATCACTAAATTGAGCACATACAGTAAATTCGCATACCTGCCAATTGATTTATAGTCAAAGTGCAGCATGACAAAGATAATCACTATATTAATTAAAGCAAATATCCCTTGACGTTGCACATACCAGTAACGATCCTCACTGGGCGTATTGATATGGGTGGCGCTGCCGATGAAAATCAGGCTCACGACAATCAAGGCGATAATATCAAGAATGAGAATGAAATCAAGATTTCGCAGCAGTCGTCGGTTCAGCATTTTCGATTATACCTTCCCTAGTCGTCATACAGGGTTCACTTTGGAGTACGGCTTGCTCATCGTTTGCAGGGTCGATCTGACGCGTGGCAGGAGAGCGTTTAACCGCACTAACGGGAATGTTGGCAACGAGCGTTACCGTCTGATCGTCGCGATTCAGATTCACTTCCATGTCTTGCGGATTGATCTCCATATAGTTTGATACAACTTTGATCATATCGTCCCTAAGAAGTCCCATATATTGCGGTGAAACATTGGCACGATCATGCAGGAGAACCAAACGGAGCCGTTCTTTAGCAATATCTTTGGAGCCAACGGCAGGCTGTTCGCCTAATAGCTTTTTTAGCATACTTAGCATAGCTTGTCCCTCCTCATAGCCCGATCAGGAGTTTGAGCCGGGCCCACAGGCCCTTAGGGGGAGCGAGAACAAGGAGCGGTACATTTTCCCCAGTCAGCCGTCTTACGACGTTTTTGTAAGCCTCGCTCGCCAGTGTGGTTGGATTAGTTACAGCCGGTTCCCCCCGGTTTGTAGAAATAATAATATACTCATCTTCCGGGATTACGCCTAGCAAATCAACTGACAAGATTTCAATAACATCATCAATTGACATCATCTCGCCGCGTTTGACCATTTCCGGACGGATTCGGTTAATAATGAGCTTCAAGTCAGTTTTTCCAGATGACTCTAACAAACCAAGAATCCGGTCAGCATCACGTACGGCTGACACGTCGGGTGTTGTGACGACTATCGCTTTCTCAGCGCCAGCGATTGCGTTGGTAAAGCCTCGCTCAATGCCTGCCGGGCTGTCAATAATGACATAATCGAAGTCGCGGGCCAAATCGCGGCATATTTCGCGCATTTGGTCAGGCGAAATTGAAAACTTATCTCGTGTCTGCGCTGCAGGCAAGAGAAATAAATTATCATACCGTTTATCTTTAATCAATGCTTGTTTCAGGCGACAAGCGCCTTCTGTAACATCCACTAAGTCAAAAACAATCCGATTCTCCAGCCCCATGACAACATCCAAATTTCGCAGTCCAATGTCAGCATCGATTAGTGCAACCTTTTTGCCGGACAAGGCAAGTCCTGCGCCCAAATTGGCCACAGTTGTCGTCTTGCCGACCCCGCCTTTACCGGATGTAACGACAATAATATCCCCCACGCGTAATCCCCCTCATCCCAGCCATTCCCATCAAACGCATATTACCGATTTTTTACTATTCGGCTTGAAGGTCAGGTTTTCCTGCCTCATTCGGCAATCCAAGGAGGAATCAAATCGCGACTTTATTTGATTTAAATACCTTAGGGGCATTTGTCGTATCTTGATTAAGATTAAATGCAGCTTCCAGAACTTTTTTAGTAATAACGCCTGCTGACGACCCGCCATAGCCGCCTTGCTCGACAATAACCGCTACGGCAATCGTTGGATCTTCATAAGGAGCATACGCGACAAACCAGCCATGATCTGCGCCATGTGAGTTCTCGGCTGTTCCGGTTTTACCGGCTATTTGAACCGGAAAATCGGCGAATAGGTAGCCAGCAGTTCCACCAGGCAGAGCAACATCACGCAGCCCATTGCGAATCAGTTCGAGATTCGCCGGTGAAATGTCTACTTTGCCGACTTGCTCAGGTGCGTAATCCTTGACTACTTTGCCGTCTGGTCCGGTAATCTGCTTTACAAGGTATGGTCGGTAGCGAAGACCGCCACTAGCAATCTGCGCAATCAACTGAGCCTGTTGCAAAGGAGTAACTAGATTGAACCCCTGACCGATTGCAGCGTCAAACGTTTCTGACAGATACCACTGCTCACCATATACTTTTTCTTTGTAACGGCGGTTAGCAACCAAGCCATCCGACTCTCCCAGCAAATTAATCCCAGTAAAAGCGCCAAGCCCAAACATTCGCGCATATTTTTCCAGGTTGTCAATACCTAGTCGATTGCCCATTTCATAAAAATATACGTTATCAGACTTAGCAAAAGCCTCATTAAAATTGATCCATCCCAGTGCTTCGCCATGAGCATTGCTTTTATCAATCAGCCAATGGCGTCCTGTATCGAGTATCTTTTCTTCTGGAGTAACTTTTTTTAGTTCTAGCGCCGCAGTGCCAGTAACGATTTTAAAGACAGATCCTGGCGGATATTCCCCGGAAATAGCTTTGTTGTCCATTGGGTTGAAGGGGTTCTCGTTAATCAGTTTCCAATCTTTTTCTGAAATGCCGCCTGCGAACAGATTGGGGTCAAAGGCAGGACGGCTGACCATCGCCAATACCTCTCCCGTCTTCGGATTAAGAGCGACAACTGATGCGGCATGTGCATTGCGAAATTCTGTTTGTGTTTGTAAGTACTTTAGAGTCTCATCTATTGCCATCTCTGCCGCCTTTTGGATGCGGTAGTCGATGGTGAGAACAAGATTTTGCCCCGGAATTGGATCCTTTTTGCCAAGAACCTGGACTGGTCTGCCACTGACGTTGACTTCTGTTTGCCCGCCGCCGTCTATGCCACGCAATTCTTTATCAAACACGCGTTCTAGGCCAAACTTGCCAATGATATCGCCGGCTTTATAGCCGTCGCTTTTGCGTTTTTCTAACTCCGTATCATTGATTTCGCTGACATAGCCAAACAGATGAGCGGCGAAGGTCTTGTTATTATAAGTCCGCACAGGCTGGATTTCAATAATTACGCCTGGTAGTTCATTGCGACGTTCTTCAATTTTAGCGACGATTTCCGGTCCCACATTTGCTTTGATTCGAACCGGATCAAACGATCCCTTGCGCTGTTCCAGCTTAGCAAGAATTTCCTCTTTTTTCATGCCAAGAATCTGCGATAGTTTTTCAAGAACCTGAGGCTCCGGCTGACCGGATGGTAGCATGAAGTCGACTGTGAACCCAGGACGGTTTGTGACGAGTTGCACTCCGTTGCGGTCGTAGAAAATACCACGCGGAGCCTGAATCGGGATCAAACGGATACGGTTACCGTTGGCGAGATCTTCAAAGTGCTTTCCTTGCGCGATTTGCAGATAACTAAGTCGAGAAACTAGAGCAACAAAGATGAGCATGACTAGCATGCCCATCACATCTAATCTTTGCAACTGCCGTTTTACAGTCAAGAAGAAACACCGCCCATTCGCTTATTCCCTGGCAGGTGTCAGTCCCAGCGCTTAGCCAGACGATACACCGTTTGATGAACCGGAACTGAAAAAAGCACGTTATAGAGTAGTGACGGCAAAATCTCACCAGACATC contains:
- the mrdA gene encoding penicillin-binding protein 2 yields the protein MTVKRQLQRLDVMGMLVMLIFVALVSRLSYLQIAQGKHFEDLANGNRIRLIPIQAPRGIFYDRNGVQLVTNRPGFTVDFMLPSGQPEPQVLEKLSQILGMKKEEILAKLEQRKGSFDPVRIKANVGPEIVAKIEERRNELPGVIIEIQPVRTYNNKTFAAHLFGYVSEINDTELEKRKSDGYKAGDIIGKFGLERVFDKELRGIDGGGQTEVNVSGRPVQVLGKKDPIPGQNLVLTIDYRIQKAAEMAIDETLKYLQTQTEFRNAHAASVVALNPKTGEVLAMVSRPAFDPNLFAGGISEKDWKLINENPFNPMDNKAISGEYPPGSVFKIVTGTAALELKKVTPEEKILDTGRHWLIDKSNAHGEALGWINFNEAFAKSDNVYFYEMGNRLGIDNLEKYARMFGLGAFTGINLLGESDGLVANRRYKEKVYGEQWYLSETFDAAIGQGFNLVTPLQQAQLIAQIASGGLRYRPYLVKQITGPDGKVVKDYAPEQVGKVDISPANLELIRNGLRDVALPGGTAGYLFADFPVQIAGKTGTAENSHGADHGWFVAYAPYEDPTIAVAVIVEQGGYGGSSAGVITKKVLEAAFNLNQDTTNAPKVFKSNKVAI
- a CDS encoding F0F1 ATP synthase subunit C; the encoded protein is MERVIIIVCSVIAAVIIILTVTLSAPKCDAKVAYTTLDAMGRKPELKSSLLPTMLISIGLIESIPIIATVIAIVLVIANPYFGQ
- the minD gene encoding septum site-determining protein MinD, translated to MGDIIVVTSGKGGVGKTTTVANLGAGLALSGKKVALIDADIGLRNLDVVMGLENRIVFDLVDVTEGACRLKQALIKDKRYDNLFLLPAAQTRDKFSISPDQMREICRDLARDFDYVIIDSPAGIERGFTNAIAGAEKAIVVTTPDVSAVRDADRILGLLESSGKTDLKLIINRIRPEMVKRGEMMSIDDVIEILSVDLLGVIPEDEYIIISTNRGEPAVTNPTTLASEAYKNVVRRLTGENVPLLVLAPPKGLWARLKLLIGL
- a CDS encoding ATP synthase subunit I translates to MMGEFHLISNKQCILVMAAAGIVISIVAALIGFEQHALAILYGTLAGISFSMLLKFQYQKGLETSAHQAVMNVNNGFISRFCVVVAFILFGEYCLDLHIIAVLAGLFVTQRIAIVWQVFCLAFDQDTVKITGKENKTWRG
- a CDS encoding ATP synthase subunit I encodes the protein MNELGFGLKRTLSVMVSAGLFMCTVVLLSHRADILPGLLIGIAASCLYYLLLYYQIKKDAFRPVQADACMNEDAFSRFYLLLVGIVLVVRDPGPNLIAFLAGIILPFRLILSLSRFFLLQKQSREQRPSHRRNH
- a CDS encoding helix-turn-helix domain-containing protein translates to MTLGEKVRFVREKAGLTTEELARRLKVSQSYISHVENNRRLLGRDRIVALSKTLDIPVEFFLREDILRLDELKVSSALRARLSESRYANYLVALDKAVEAEISPEELERAIEFIRNYKNQAQ
- the rodA gene encoding rod shape-determining protein RodA, whose translation is MLNRRLLRNLDFILILDIIALIVVSLIFIGSATHINTPSEDRYWYVQRQGIFALINIVIIFVMLHFDYKSIGRYANLLYVLNLVMLLAVMFVGQSALGAQRWIQIGPITLQPSEFSKLIMIVSLANLLDKRAGQLQTWRDILPVFLYVGIPFLLVLKQPDLGTSLVFLSILFGMIFVAGIPTRKLFTIIGAGLAFMPIFWHFLKDYQKMRLTVFLDPNVDPLGSGYHIIQSKIAIGSGMLTGKGLFSGTQSQLNFLPENHTDFIFAVIGEEVGFIGSLLVLLLYFILLYRGLKIAGEARDNFGTLIAAGVTSMMAFHVLVNVGMTAGIMPVTGIPLPLMSYGVSALTTNMISLGLLLNIYMRRQKILF